The uncultured Bacteroides sp. DNA segment AACTTCTTGCCATACTGTATATTCAATATTTGATAAAGCAACACACCCGTTTTCTCTATATATTCCTTTAACCCCTCCATCACTTCATCCAGTTGCTCGGGCACGTAGACGGCAGGTTTAACTTTAACAATCTATGCAAGAAGTGAATATGGCAATCTTAACCACATACGTACTCACGGAAATTTTCAAAGGCAAATATTACACGCTTCACTCCGTCGGGTGCTTCCTCCACATTGCGTTGTGCACAAGATGCCACACAGCGGATTCCTGCTCTTTGAAGTTTGCGCAAGAGCGAAAAACAAAAAGTGAGTTCCCCCATCAGGTGAACGGTCACTTGTTTGTGCCCGCTTCCCATCGCTATGACTTTATCAAAATATTCAGAAGAGAGTTTTTCTATTTGTTCTTCATTCCACGATGGATTAATAGCAGGGAAGGGTAAATCAATACATTCACCATATACTTCTGCGGCTTGGTGTTGTTTGGTACTCCAAGAAGAGAATGGATGGTTTGATAGGTTAATTAGCATAGCGTTATTAAAATCAATACCTACCCCCCTATCTATTCCATAAAATAATATTTTCTCAAAAGAGTCTAAGCATTTCTCTATATTCGAGATGATACTTTTTGACGTTTTAGGATCTTCTCTCATCCCTGAATGATCCACATCATTTCTAATCTTATTCAGTTTTACAAAATCAGCAACGATATTTTTATCTTTCAAATATTCGTCAGCTAAAATAGTTTCGACTATAGATAAAATATCTTCAGCATACAATTCCCCCCTTTGTTTCAAACTAAGAATATAAAAAGCAGAGTTAACGTTTTTCCGTTCTTCCTCAACTTTAATATTCAAATTATGTCTTTGACAGAAGAAAGTAACAACACCTTCTTGTAATATGGTTACTGCCTGTTGGTACATCTTATTATTAAAGCACCATCTTGCGGCAGCGATAGCAAGACCTCCACTTTCTTTCCCACTGAAACAAGAAAAACTCTCCTCAATCTTCTTAATAATTGGAGAGAAAGGCTTTATAAAATCTTTATCTACTTCATTCAAAGCAAGAATTACATTGTTAATCTTGCCACCATGATAAATATCCAATCCGCGACATGTTGTCATAGTATCTACAAAACAAGCAAGGTCGTTTACCAACCTTCTTACAGATGCTGCCTTGTTGTCTTTCCCTTGAGTTTCCTTCATGACGGGAGTAACCTTATCCATTGAGAGGTTAGCAATCTGTTTTGCATTACCATTCTTTATATAATCCGCTGCAGCAAAAGTCCAATCTTGCAATAACGAAAGCGGCAATAAATCTACAATAGGAGCCTCATTTGTAACCTTGTTGCGCGCTTCATAATTACCATAAGATATATGCTTGGTAGTCATGTTCTTTAGAAACTTGGCATAATTGTTCAAAACCAATACAAGCATAGGCAAATAGCGAAAACTATGCGTCACATCGAAATAAAGTTCGTCACCTTCTTGTAGTTCTTCGAATATTGTACCAAATATCTGCCACATTTCGTCTTCATCTTTTCCATCAGGAATATCCCTAAAACTAGCTTCAAATGGCAAGGACATTTTAGCAATGAGACTTTCCAAACTCTCATAAGATTCTTCTTCTTTGGCCTCTGGATACTTCTTGCGTTTGGTAATTGACTTATCCCAATTAGTAATTTTAGCTTTCTCTGTCAGCAGAAACAATACTTTATCTTTATCACTCCACGTCTTAGCTCCGATTAGTTCAAGCGTAGCTTGCTGAATAAAGCGAGTTTCAGACGAAACAAAATCATTCTTCACAGACACATATTTGCAAGATGCATAAAATCCTGTTCCTAATACGGAAACAAATACCTTTCTAGACATTTCTTTATTTTTTATTTATTTCAATCTCATCAGGCTGTCAATCAACAATACCCAAATAAATAGGATAAATTTGCCCACCAATTAGCGCAATGTGTATTTTCTTTTTCTCCATTAATCACCCTGCTATTCTTTAACCATTCCTCTCGTACTTATTTGTTCTTCAATGCATTGGCAACGTTTCATATTCTTGTCCTTTTTAGCATCTCCGTCTATCTTCCAGATCTTCTCTGAAATCAGTTTGTCCTTAAGCCACTGAAAAAAGTCTTTAGTCAAATCAACATTAGCTAGTGAGTCATTTATCAAACTACCGTATTGAGTTGAAGAAGCTCCTTCATATTTCTCTTTTTCTCTATCATCCGGTGATAATTTAGACAAACGATCCTGCTCCTTTCGTTCAGCCTGTTCTTTACACATTATATATAAAGAATTAGGTTTAAAACAGGCATTTCTAAGAATAGAATATGGCTGTAAAAACTCCTTCTTTTTTTTGATGTTTATAAAGTCATTAAGCTTGGAATCTGTATTCATTGACATATATCTAAATTGAGCGCCATCACCTACAACTTGCTCATGAGCCATAGTGAATAGCTCTACTATAGAACGAGAAGAGCACCAATTTCCCATTTCTTTTAAAAGAGCCTCTTCAAATTTAGCCATAAACTCAATCTCTTCACCTGCTCTATCACCTATTAATGTAGCTTTAATAGAAACCTTTCCAAAGCCAAATGGTTTGCCTTGACCTATTTGATGAAAACAACCTTCTGTACCATGAAAGGTCAAAGCTGATAATAACGCTCCTAGTTCTATTTCTCTCAAATTATGAAATTTGACCTTGCCATCAAATTTAGTATCCTTTCCAAGCGGACGAATAGGAGTATCAATATTTTCATTGCCAGTATTAGCATTCCAAGTTTTTTCTCTTACCGGATATCGTTTCCATCCTGCCAATTTACCATCATTATAGGTTTCGTATTTGTCTGTCTCTCCATTCGCACCATTCTGCCGAATATAAAAGGGATAATAGGACGCTTTCGGAGATCCTAAAGATAAAGATATATCACCACCACCTATCTCTGCTTTTTCAGTAAATGCATTAGTAAACAAGACTCTACCTTTCAGTAAAGCATTCTCATTGATGCTTCCAAATATACATTCCGCCAAATCCATTGAAGAAGTCTTTTTATGCTCGTCATTCAATAAATCATAAGGTGAATTCTCGTATGGCAATTTATAGAGATAAGCTAAGCCAAAATCCTTTATTTCTATTTTCTCCTTTTGAACTGTTTTTCTAAAAAATACAGGGATACCTTTTCCTTTCAGTTGCTCTTTAGCATGCGCCCAATCAGGTGAATCTACATAAATAAATTTGAAATGATCAAAATCACTCTTTGATATATTATAAGAGCCAACCTGTTTATCAAGAAATACAAATTCATAAAATTTGCCACCACGATCTTTTCGAGGCCATAACCAAGGATCCGGTTGGCCAGTTAGAACAATATCACCTTTAATCTCACCATTACTGCTATATCTTAACCCTTTATTCTTTTCTATATCCTTTGTGAAAGTAAGATTTTGTAATTCACACCCCTCAAGTAGCTTATATTTAAAAACAGCTGTCTTAGGATCAAAGTCCTTCCCTTCGATAGGAAATGGCTCACTCAAATCTATACCTTTCGACTGCGAAAAGTAGTTTGTCATTTTAGAATCACCTAGATACTCATCAATTCGTTTATGGCTTATTCTATAAGGTTTATCACAATCTATAATTTCATAATCATTTCCTTTAGAGCGTAGCCAACCGCAACAAATTTCATTTTGTACTTTAGGAGAACGCAACGTGTACAATATTTCATTATCCCAGTCTCTTTGTGCATACATTGCTTTTTTGTCTAAATGCATTTTCCCAAAACTCATAATCTCCAACACATTACGAATGGAGCCTTTTAGAGAGGTTGCAGGAATAAAGTATCGATTATCAAGATGACTAAACGATCTGTACTCAGATGTTTTATCTTCTGCATCTTTACGGGTATGCCCATTACGAACGAATATAGGAGATTCCGCAGTTATGTTAAGTTTTATAATGCCACTTATACCATCCGAGAAAGGTTTATCATGGGATATCTGGCTGGCCCACTCTGGGGTATAAACCTCCTCTGATAGTGGCACAAAATTAAAAGGTGCTTTTATTGTTGGCATACTTATTCCTCCTCTTTCTTAAATCCTACAAATACATATTCCGCTGGCTGTAAAACATCCATTCCTCCATCACAAAGTTCATCTTCATAAGGACGCCAATATTGATTAAAGAGCAAACGCCTCGTGCTATCGAAACTGGACAAATACTCATGAGAAGTTTTATCCACATCTTTGAGGCTATTCAGATCGTACTTATTAACGTAATATTTTCCATCTACGTATTTAATGCTGTATGAGTAATTATCGTCAACCAAGAATCCTTCTACGATAAAAGGATTTTTAGTTTCATCCAACTCTAATTCTACTTCCTCATTATCATAGATATCGATCTTAGGTGCTTTAATATCACTCTTCCACACATATCCTTGGTATGTTGATTTCTCTATTCTCTCATTCATAATACAAGCCCCTCCGGTTTTATTAATTCACCTCTAAAACATCCGTTCCCTCTGTTTACTCCACCACCTAACGGAAGCATTTCTTCACATAGATCCTTCAATGCAAGATGAAAAGCTTCAGGAATAGTGCTTTCTTCTTTTATATCTTTATCTCCCTGAAAGATCTTTTTGTTAACAAAGAAGCGGAGAGAATAAGATTGACCGTTTCCAACAGTCACCTCTTCAGTGAAGAGTGCGCCTTTAATGGCGCCACCTGTGAATCGGTCGATAGAGACATGATTTAAAAGTTTCTTTTTTGTTTTCCCTTTAGGAGGCTCTATTATATCCGAGATAAGAAGATTCCCCGGCAACCTCTTCTCCGCATCTTCACTACCAAACAAAGCAAGCACTGCCGGGTTTTCAGTTCCTACCAAAGGCTGCTTGTCTTTATCTGTATTATCAGCAAAACGCTTATTCAATTTGTTCCAGTAGAACGCCACACGATGTGCCAAGGCTCCTTTCACTGATGCGGCGGGTATTAATATATTATCATCTTTAAAAACAGTTTTCTCTCTGCTCCAATCAATATAAGCTTCAGAAACCGGAGTCATCTTTGCTTTATCGTTGCTAAAGCCGGAACCAAACAAGAAGAAATCTTCTGCAGTAAGTTCTAAAAGATATTCTTCCCATCCAGGGTGATTATCGACATCCTTTTTGACAGTATTTATCTTATCCCAGAAATCAGTATTAGAAAGATCTGATGATTTATTCATATAAGAATCCAGATCATCTTTCAGCTCCAAGTTCAGGGTTTTCGTTTTGCATTCTACTATTTTCATCTCGCCAAATCCACTGCGAGAACCTCCTCCTACACGGAAGACATTAGAATATAAACGGCTCAATATCTCGTCCAACCGAGTACACTCTTCCTCTTGGGCAAGCAGTTCTATCTCAAAGCAGAAACGCGTACCTTTATAAACGACCTGTTCATCAAATTTTCCTCTGTCCTGACTCACTCCCTGATCGTCAATCTTCACATGCTGCCGAATAGGCAAGTTGTTGAAGTGGCGGTAGAAAGCATGCTCAAAGTCAATCTTTTGCAATCCGTCAAGAACGCAACCATCGACACCTACCATGCGTCCTTCCGAGAATATCACTTTAGAGCCTTCACCTTCTTTCGACTTTTTCTCTTCTTGATATCCAAAAAAAGTCTTCGCTTGCTCTTCGCCTATAGCATGCCGTATAATACCAGCTAAAGTAGTGCCCGGAATATAAGGCAGCCCATTAACATCGGTTGTAACCAAAGCTTTGGTCATCATATTTTTCTGCCCCGTTCCAATACTTAGCGCCGTTGCTGCTTCCATGACTGTTTTGGCCAAGAAGCGATAATTATATCTCACCTTCTGTTCTCCCATAACTACTTTTGCTTATCTTTATTATTAGCTATTTCATTAGCCATTGTAGCCGCCAAATGGATTACGGCGAGTATTACAAGCCTATCTTCCTCTTTACTATTATCTTCCTTTATTCTCTTACTTTCTATAAAAGCTATAACTTTTTCGAGGCGGCCACGCTCTTGCCATTTGTCTGAAGCTACTCCATGTGTAAGATATGCATTCTCCCCATCATATAATTTCGCCGCTAAATCCTCCGCATTTTTTGCGGTCGTTGCCAAGCTACGAATAGTGCCCCATTGAGAAGAAAACTCATCATCACAGAAGAAAGAAAGATTATCTTTTCTGAAATCATCAACAAAATCATCAACAGATTGATAAATCGCATTCAGGTTGATCTCTTCTTTTTCTTGCCGCACTAGGTAATCAATAAGAGAATTGGGGGTTGACTCTGAAAAATCCTGTTTCAAAGAGTCAGGGTCTGTCTCTGAAGGGCTCTGTTTTTTTCTCAATTCATAGATAGCTGATCCGTTTTGATTCGCTTTCAAGAAACTCGGATTATAAATAACCCGACCAAATCCTTCATTCTGGTAACAACCCACATACGCTGATGCGAGTGGAGAAGTTTTTGTTTCAACAACAAAAACGCTCCCTTTCTCTATTCCACAACGATCCGCATCTCGTGCCTGACGCTTATAATTCCACGGAGCATACTGAAAAGTACGAAGCTGAGATTTTTCCCAAACAATTGTTCCATCTTCAAATCCCAGATCTTTGGCAGAAGGCCTAAATATAGGAAGGCCATATTCATCTAAAAAGATAAGTCGGCTATCGGCATAAACAATAGCACAAGTTTTTACGCTACCATCTTGCTCTATGCGACACAAGTCTTGAGTCGATTCCACATTCTCAAAATGAACCGCTTCAATCTTAACTAATCCATATTGAGCCGTGCGAGAACGCCCTACGTGCTTCACGCCCTCAAGCACACTGCTCAACAGTCCCGCATGACTTTCCACTTCACTATTGGCAAAAGAGACTTCAAAGAAGAATTCAGTTCCTTTATCTATGGATTGATAGCCATACATCTGTTCGTCTTTTGATCGACGCTTATCTCTATCATAAGCCGATTTTATTGCAAAACTTTTAAGAACATTTGCTTCCAGTCCGTAATGCTCTTTAGTGTTAAAGGCATAGAAATCTTCACGGCATTGCTTTAGCTGGATGGAATCACCTTTATCATCCTCTGCGTAATAGTGGTGAATATAACAACCATCTGTCGGCTTTTTAAGTTTAGGATAGTACATTGAAGCAGGTACCCTGAGTGCTCTTGTTTTTTCCGATGCAGGATGCGCGTCACCAAAACGAACTTTACCACTATGAAAAATGAGCAAACGAGCTTCATTATCTAACACTTCATCTTTATACAACGCGCTTGCAGCTATGCCGAGAAAGTTACTTCCCGGTATAAAATCGAGTGTTGCCTGACTCCCTTCGGTGGCGCTCTTTTGGTTAATGATAACATCCGAAAGCAAAGTACACTTAAATTGTAATGGATTCATTCGTTACCTCCTTTTGCTATAGTAATTTGACATCTCCCTAACCCACGATTACGACTCTGCCCTAAACGTTTGATCAGTTTTAAACTATCTTGCAATTCTGAAGCAAATTCATCTGGCACATTCAGTATACTGCCTAGCATTACGCAAGGCACAACGACTTCCATTCTACGTAGACTAAAATCCTTGGCAACCCCATCGGGCTCTATGGCCGTAGATGTCACTGTACGATAAAGAAATCGCCCCAATTTATCTGAAACAATCCTACTAACCAACTCCTCAGGCAATTCGGCGTTAGTGAAAAAAGCTTCTCCCTTTCTTAGCGTTTCTTTTTCTTCAAAGTAGCCAAAAGTCTGCTTCAAGCCCAACTGCTTAGCACCAGATTCACCTCTAAAAGCTAACAAATCTTCTACCGCTTCCAATATCAGGCCTTTCAATGTTTTTCCGGGGATAAAGGGTAGTCCTTTTTTATCTTTTATCACAAGTTGATCAATATCAGCACCAGCCGACAAGCCTGATCCGCAATGCCAATCTGAATAAAATTCTATTTTGTAGTTGATATCCATTTACTGATCCTCCACTTTATTTGTTTCTTGATACATAATAGAAAAGATTGACAATATATCGTATGTCGGATAACACTGTAAGGCTTTTGCTTTCGTCCCTCTTGTAACAGGCGTTGTTGCTCGAGAGAGCAACTCTCCCAAGTTCTTATCTTCAATGATAGATACAACCCTATCCATTTTTAGTTCGGCTGCATGCGATCCACTATCAGATAATATCGTTATCCACTGACGCAAATGAGACTTCACAGCATTCCCTTCCTTTGATTTTAGCAACATCACATTCTCCATTATTCTGTCAATAGTCCATCTGTCTTTTTCACCATTAGGAAGTGATAGATAATAAGGTCCGAACTCAAATGACAAAGACTCTTGAGGCGTAAGTTCCCGCTTCACTATTTCATCATACTCTTCCACAAAACTATCTTGTACTTTATGGAACATTAAGCATGAAAGCGGCAATCCGTCAATCGCCATTGCGTCACTCTTTGCGTCCTTCTTCGCTCTGGAGCAAAGAGCTTCAGCTAAATGATATCCATAATGGAAAGGAAAAGAAGATTTAATAAATGCAATGCCTGCACAAGCAGTAAGCCTATCTTTGCCTTTATCAAATACGCGATATTCCTTTAACATAGGCCCTAGATTCTTTGCTGTTTCTTCTTCAAAAGCTCTTAGAAACTCTTGCGTATAAGAGATTGCAATATCTGCACGGCAAATGATCGTCATATCATCGCCTCCCAGCACTATGGGACGAAGGGGAATATTGGCTCTTTCACCAATCTTGAATTCTTCTTTCACTTTTTGAAAAGCTGAATTTGCTGCTGCGATTGTTGATCTATCCAGTGATTGAGAAAATTCTCTGAACTTCACTTTGTCCGCACCTAACTTTCGAACAACCTGCCCCAAGCTATTACCATCTGCATGAATAATGGCAATCCAATCATTCTTTCCTACGAACTTATCTATATCAGAAGTTATCTGCCCACTCTCGAACTGGCCTCTTCCGAAACTCTTTTCACAGAGTTTTGGAGTCAGCTCTTTCCTACGTTTAGCCAAAGTACTTTCATCCAGATACTCCCAATTTTTTTTATCTGTTTTATCGATGTTAACAGCGGGTAATCCGGTTGTCCTTGAACGTAACATCCCTGTTATCCCCAAAGTGGTGCTACGCATCGGCTTGTTACGCTGGATATGAAGACGCTGTTCAAGCTGTTTCACATCTGTCCCAAAGTTATCAGTCATCTTAACCACCGCCTGACTAATAGTAATTCCCGGAGCCATTTCGATAATTTTTCTGGGAAAGATTTTCACCACTCGTTCACACTCTTCTCTCGATTGAAACACATACTTAATGTTGCCCGCAGCGGTAGTGATGGCATTAGGATCTTCTTTAAGTTCTTCGGGTCTTTTATTCAAAGCAGAGGCAAAGTGAACGGTACATATTTGTTCAACCAACTCACTGGCACCCACAATATCTTTCAGTTTATTGGTTTGAAAGATAAAGTCCTGAATTCCCTGTACTGCAGCACCATACAAATATTCGGTGTTCTCCATATATCTTATTGTTTATTAGGTTTTACTTGCGTCACTATCCCGTAGCCAAGGCTGGCATTCTTACCTATGCCGATAAATTCGGGTAGAGAGATGTTACATTGAAACTCAATATCAAAAGCCATCAGCTTCACACCTTTATTCATCACAAGAACGGGGTCGTTCAAAACTGTCAACTTACATTTTATCTCAGAGTCCAAATAAATGCCAATTCCTTTGGTAAATGAAAGAAGATTGCCAATCAGAATTTTCTCCAATAAAGCAATCTTTTCGCTGAGTCCATCCATCTGTATATATTCCTTATAATTGTCAGAGTTCAGAGGAAGCCATTTACGGATGCGATAATGAAACGGTGACTCCCAAAGCTGAACGAGACATTGGTTCGCTTTGACGGAGTTAACTTTCATTTCCAAAGAGCGACTAGCTAACTGGAAAGAAAAATTGCATTCGGAGAAGAATTGCCCAATTGCTTCCGTGCCCTCATTTATGCACACAATGGCGGCGCACCCATTGATTCTTTTGTATTGAATAAGTGGATAAGAATATCGATAATTATCTTCCTGATGATTATGAAATAAAACATTTGCTTCTTTGCTAATAGCCTGAATGACAGCCCCTCTAAAGAGAGTGATCTCTTTTTGATGAATGGGGTTTTCGAATTTAAGAATCAATACACGTGTGTAGATCATAGTAGTTTTAATATAGTGCTCTAATTATGCTAAATATTACAAATGCAATATTCGTAATTTTTTAATCTAAATGCAAGAAAAAGCGAGAATAAATATTTTATAATTTAATGGAGCAATAAAACTTAGCATTATTCCACGTATTCATCTTTCGTTTACGCACAATTTGGGCACTTTTCTTTTCGTCGCAACGACTCTTAATCCTTGTTTTAATGGAAGTGACTCTTGGAGTGGTTTGAAATCGCTATAGAGGTATATCTGAGCTAGTCTTAATCCTTATTCTACTGGAAGTGACTCTTGGAGTTACATTCTTTTGGTTACAATAAATCTGAGAATTTTGTGTCTTAATCCTTATTCTACTGGAAGTGACTCTTGGAGATGTTCGGTGTTTGCTTTGCGCGAATAAATACTTCAGTCTTAATCCTTATTCTACTGGAAGTGACTCTTGGAGATTAAAATTTATCAAAAAATGACAAAAAAAACAGTTGTCTTAATCCTTATTCTACTGGAAGTGACTCTTGGAGACAATGAACTATTACCCGTAAGCCTTGATTTAGCAATAGTCTTAATCCTTATTCTACTGGAAGTGACTCTTGGAGCCAATGAATTCACAGAAGCTCTGTTAGAATGGTGTCTTAATCCTTATTCTACTGGAAGTGACTCTTGGAGCTATATTTCGTTTGTAATCAATTAATCAATAAAGATATGGTCTTAATCCTTATTCTACTGGAAGTGACTCTTGGAGACAACGAGCCAAATGATTATTACATTGAGCCTGAAAGTCGTCTTAATCCTTATTCTACTGGAAGTGACTCTTGGAGCCTCCCGATTGGATCGACTCTAGCTGACTACTTAGCTGTCTTAATCCTTATTCTACTGGAAGTGACTCTTGGAGATAATTAACGTGTTTAATATTAGTTAATTGTGGTCTTAATCCTTATTCTACTGGAAGTGACTCTTGGAGTATGAAAGCAATTAGTTACCTTAACGCATTAACATGCAGTCTTAATCCTTATTCTACTGGAAGTGACTCTTGGAGAAAACGTGGAAGATAAGAATTGGCAACTAACACAAAGTCTTAATCCTTATTCTACTGGAAGTGACTCTTGGAGGGCAAAAATTGTATCTAGCTGAAAAACAGCTATTTACACCATAAAAACACATGAAAATGAAGCATTTAGCTCCAAAAACAGGTACCTTTTTAGCGGGTGCAAAGGTAATATATTAAAATGGAAAGATGTCAAAGAACGCCAAGAAAAAAAACTCTAAAAAAATAGGGCCTTTTTAGAGTGAAGAATAATAATCTCTGGATGCAAATCCCCGAGAATGCAATATTCGGCATTTTTCAATGCAAATGCAAGGAAAAGATGAAAATATTTGATTCTCAGAAGTCCAAAAAAGAAGTAACTCATTTTTTTAATGACTAATCTTTCTAACCTTCACCTCACAAGCTTCTTCCGCTGCCCTATAAAGATCTAACACACATTCGGAGAAGCTAGATTCCTCTGCATTTCCCGACTCCAACTTCAAGAAATCACTCTTCGGTATGCGATCCACATCGGACAAGTGATAATAAGCATCCTCATAATTCTCTCTCACTCCATCATAAAGACAATAGTACGTAAAGAGTCGATCCATTGTTTCCCATTTCAAACTTTTACCACCTTCTATCCTGTAAAGAGTCTGCGTTGACATTTTCATGTCTGAAGCGACCTTTTCCTGAGTTAAATGCAACTCTTCTAATGCTGTCTCTCTGATCTGCCTTAAGAAAAAACCCGCATGTACTGAAAACCGATTGTTTACCATTCTGAGTCTAGTTGTTTTAATAAAAATATTTTTCACAGGCGGCAAAGATAAAAAAGAAAAACACGCAGGCTCTCTACAGAAGTGTCGGAAAATGATGGTTTGTCACCCAAAAAGATCACTTTACGACACTTCTGTAGGGAGAGCAATAGAATATTATCCATAGATTTGCATCATAATTAAACAACATAAGAACATCATGAAGAAAAGCGAAGATTTTCATTATCAGCAAGTTATGTTTCGTGCGGCATGCATCCGAAAAGAGAGAATGATCACAATGGAAGAGGCCATTCATCTGGCGGAAAAAATAGAAGCACTTTTTGATTGTATGCTTTCAGGAGAGGCGGATTTTTCGTATATCCGGCAAGATGGAGAGACAGAACATACACGTGGTACACTGATAAACTACCAAAAAGTGTTCAAACGTCCCTGCGTTTCGTACCCGGAAAATGTATTTATGCTCTACTATGATTTAAACACTGAACGATGGCGCACTTTTCACGTGGCATTTTTGCTATAGTGTAAAAATAAAGCACCTACCCCTACAGGCCTTCTGAGAGGGGTTTGGTGAACTAGTTAGTTAACCGCGGTGAGTTAACTAGTTCACCGTGGTTAACTAACTAGTTCACCACGGTGAAGTTATATGATCGCTTTTAAAACACTTATTTGTAAATAATAAAGAATAATAAGATTATGGCAAGACCTGAAAAAAGAGGATTGGATTATTTTCCATTGGACGTGGACTTTATGCGAAATCGCAAAGTGCGACGCATCAACCGTATGCATGGGGCTCTGGGAATAATCGTCATCATCGAACTTTACGGTAGAATTTATCACGAAAACGGCTACTACCTGTCGTGGGACGAAGACACTTGTTTTGACATCTACGAGGAATTGAATACTGAAAATCCCGAACAGATACAAGCGATTGTAGAATCTTGCTTGCAGGTGGGACTTTTTCATGCCGAACTTTACGAAACTCAACATGTGCTCACCTCCAACGGGGTGCAACGTCGCTACAAAGCTTGCTGTGGCCGCAGAGGTTACGTACGAATATCTCCGGAGCTCAACCTCATCGAGTGTCCGCAGGAGGAAAAAGAAGTGAAA contains these protein-coding regions:
- the csx2 gene encoding TIGR02221 family CRISPR-associated protein, with amino-acid sequence MSRKVFVSVLGTGFYASCKYVSVKNDFVSSETRFIQQATLELIGAKTWSDKDKVLFLLTEKAKITNWDKSITKRKKYPEAKEEESYESLESLIAKMSLPFEASFRDIPDGKDEDEMWQIFGTIFEELQEGDELYFDVTHSFRYLPMLVLVLNNYAKFLKNMTTKHISYGNYEARNKVTNEAPIVDLLPLSLLQDWTFAAADYIKNGNAKQIANLSMDKVTPVMKETQGKDNKAASVRRLVNDLACFVDTMTTCRGLDIYHGGKINNVILALNEVDKDFIKPFSPIIKKIEESFSCFSGKESGGLAIAAARWCFNNKMYQQAVTILQEGVVTFFCQRHNLNIKVEEERKNVNSAFYILSLKQRGELYAEDILSIVETILADEYLKDKNIVADFVKLNKIRNDVDHSGMREDPKTSKSIISNIEKCLDSFEKILFYGIDRGVGIDFNNAMLINLSNHPFSSWSTKQHQAAEVYGECIDLPFPAINPSWNEEQIEKLSSEYFDKVIAMGSGHKQVTVHLMGELTFCFSLLRKLQRAGIRCVASCAQRNVEEAPDGVKRVIFAFENFREYVCG
- a CDS encoding TIGR03986 family CRISPR-associated RAMP protein → MPTIKAPFNFVPLSEEVYTPEWASQISHDKPFSDGISGIIKLNITAESPIFVRNGHTRKDAEDKTSEYRSFSHLDNRYFIPATSLKGSIRNVLEIMSFGKMHLDKKAMYAQRDWDNEILYTLRSPKVQNEICCGWLRSKGNDYEIIDCDKPYRISHKRIDEYLGDSKMTNYFSQSKGIDLSEPFPIEGKDFDPKTAVFKYKLLEGCELQNLTFTKDIEKNKGLRYSSNGEIKGDIVLTGQPDPWLWPRKDRGGKFYEFVFLDKQVGSYNISKSDFDHFKFIYVDSPDWAHAKEQLKGKGIPVFFRKTVQKEKIEIKDFGLAYLYKLPYENSPYDLLNDEHKKTSSMDLAECIFGSINENALLKGRVLFTNAFTEKAEIGGGDISLSLGSPKASYYPFYIRQNGANGETDKYETYNDGKLAGWKRYPVREKTWNANTGNENIDTPIRPLGKDTKFDGKVKFHNLREIELGALLSALTFHGTEGCFHQIGQGKPFGFGKVSIKATLIGDRAGEEIEFMAKFEEALLKEMGNWCSSRSIVELFTMAHEQVVGDGAQFRYMSMNTDSKLNDFINIKKKKEFLQPYSILRNACFKPNSLYIMCKEQAERKEQDRLSKLSPDDREKEKYEGASSTQYGSLINDSLANVDLTKDFFQWLKDKLISEKIWKIDGDAKKDKNMKRCQCIEEQISTRGMVKE
- a CDS encoding TIGR04423 family type III CRISPR-associated protein, which translates into the protein MNERIEKSTYQGYVWKSDIKAPKIDIYDNEEVELELDETKNPFIVEGFLVDDNYSYSIKYVDGKYYVNKYDLNSLKDVDKTSHEYLSSFDSTRRLLFNQYWRPYEDELCDGGMDVLQPAEYVFVGFKKEEE
- a CDS encoding RAMP superfamily CRISPR-associated protein; translation: MGEQKVRYNYRFLAKTVMEAATALSIGTGQKNMMTKALVTTDVNGLPYIPGTTLAGIIRHAIGEEQAKTFFGYQEEKKSKEGEGSKVIFSEGRMVGVDGCVLDGLQKIDFEHAFYRHFNNLPIRQHVKIDDQGVSQDRGKFDEQVVYKGTRFCFEIELLAQEEECTRLDEILSRLYSNVFRVGGGSRSGFGEMKIVECKTKTLNLELKDDLDSYMNKSSDLSNTDFWDKINTVKKDVDNHPGWEEYLLELTAEDFFLFGSGFSNDKAKMTPVSEAYIDWSREKTVFKDDNILIPAASVKGALAHRVAFYWNKLNKRFADNTDKDKQPLVGTENPAVLALFGSEDAEKRLPGNLLISDIIEPPKGKTKKKLLNHVSIDRFTGGAIKGALFTEEVTVGNGQSYSLRFFVNKKIFQGDKDIKEESTIPEAFHLALKDLCEEMLPLGGGVNRGNGCFRGELIKPEGLVL
- a CDS encoding RAMP superfamily CRISPR-associated protein, with the translated sequence MDINYKIEFYSDWHCGSGLSAGADIDQLVIKDKKGLPFIPGKTLKGLILEAVEDLLAFRGESGAKQLGLKQTFGYFEEKETLRKGEAFFTNAELPEELVSRIVSDKLGRFLYRTVTSTAIEPDGVAKDFSLRRMEVVVPCVMLGSILNVPDEFASELQDSLKLIKRLGQSRNRGLGRCQITIAKGGNE
- a CDS encoding CRISPR-associated endonuclease Cas6 — its product is MIYTRVLILKFENPIHQKEITLFRGAVIQAISKEANVLFHNHQEDNYRYSYPLIQYKRINGCAAIVCINEGTEAIGQFFSECNFSFQLASRSLEMKVNSVKANQCLVQLWESPFHYRIRKWLPLNSDNYKEYIQMDGLSEKIALLEKILIGNLLSFTKGIGIYLDSEIKCKLTVLNDPVLVMNKGVKLMAFDIEFQCNISLPEFIGIGKNASLGYGIVTQVKPNKQ
- a CDS encoding helix-turn-helix transcriptional regulator, whose amino-acid sequence is MVNNRFSVHAGFFLRQIRETALEELHLTQEKVASDMKMSTQTLYRIEGGKSLKWETMDRLFTYYCLYDGVRENYEDAYYHLSDVDRIPKSDFLKLESGNAEESSFSECVLDLYRAAEEACEVKVRKISH